In Chaetodon trifascialis isolate fChaTrf1 chromosome 6, fChaTrf1.hap1, whole genome shotgun sequence, one DNA window encodes the following:
- the isg15 gene encoding ubiquitin-like protein ISG15 has product MDLTIVMLDGTSRTLRVNPTDTVGSLKLFIQEKLGFAPHTQRLVFVNGQRTPLSDDSSHLCSYGLQSGSQVSLLITQPATMQVFLRNDKGKMSTYDIKPDETVSGLKRRVECREGVAVSQQRLVYQSRQLEDGRLLSDYNLKPQSTIDLALRLRGG; this is encoded by the coding sequence ATGGATTTAACCATCGTTATGCTGGACGGGACGTCCCGCACTCTGAGGGTGAACCCGACGGACACTGTGGGCTCTCTGAAACTCTTCATCCAGGAGAAACTCGGCTTTGCTCCTCACACGCAGAGGCTGGTCTTCGTCAACGGTCAGAGGACTCCTCTCAGCGACGACTCCAGTCATCTCTGCAGCTACGGGCTCCAGTCCGGCTCCCAGGTGTCCCTGCTGATCACCCAGCCGGCAACCATGCAGGTGTTCCTCAGAAACGACAAGGGCAAAATGAGCACCTATGATATCAAACCCGACGAGACCGTGAGCGGCTTGAAGCGCAGGGTCGAGTGCAGAGAGGGGGTCGCGGTGAGCCAGCAGAGGCTTGTTTACCAAAGCAGGCAGCTGGAGGATGGTCGACTGCTGTCTGACTACAACTTGAAGCCACAGAGCACCATCGACCTGGCGCTCCGCCTGAGGGGGGGCTGA
- the pxmp2 gene encoding peroxisomal membrane protein 2 encodes MPVQSVSVRDAPVHLRLLQQYLLLLKKYPILTKSVTSGILSALGNLLSQTLEARKKARNGAPVDAIDAAGAARYAIYGLFITGPVSHYFYQLMEVWIPSTDPYCIVKRLILDRLFFAPGFLLLFFFVMNVLEAKCWADFEKKMRSSYWTALKMNWKVWTPFQFININFVPVQFRVLFANMVALFWYAYLASVRK; translated from the exons ATGCCCGTGCAGAGCGTGTCCGTCCGGGATGCGCCCGTTCATTTGCGTTTACTGCAGCAGTACCTGCTTCTTCTGAAGAAATATCCCATCCTCACCAAGTCTGTGACGAG TGGCATCCTGTCAGCTTTAGGAAATCTTCTGTCTCAGACTTTGGAGGCGAGAAAAAAGGCCAGAAATGGAGCCCCGGTCGATGCGATTGACGCAGCTGGAGCTGCACGCTATGCCATTTATGG GCTGTTTATAACAGGACCGGTGAGCCATTACTTTTACCAGCTGATGGAGGTGTGGATACCCAGCACAGACCCGTACTGTATCGTCAAACGTCTGATACTGGATCGGCTTTTTTTCGCCCCCggctttcttctccttttcttctttgttatGAACGTCCTGGAG GCTAAATGTTGGGCAGactttgagaaaaaaatgcGATCAAGTTACTGGACTGCCTTAAAGATGAACTGGAAAGTCTGGACTCCTTTCCAGTTCATCAACATCAACTTTGTGCCTGTGCAG TTCCGAGTGCTGTTTGCCAACATGGTCGCCTTGTTTTGGTACGCCTACCTGGCATCTGTgaggaaatga